Proteins found in one Parasteatoda tepidariorum isolate YZ-2023 chromosome 7, CAS_Ptep_4.0, whole genome shotgun sequence genomic segment:
- the LOC107447064 gene encoding ribosome biogenesis protein NSA2 homolog — translation MPQNEHIELFRKRHGYRFDYHEKKRKKEGRRPHELAQKAKKLRGIKAKIYNRERFTEKIQMKKTLRMHEEKSTKKRDPEKVPEGALPTYLLDREGQSRAKILSNTIKQKRKEKAGKWAVPLPKVRGVSEEETFKVIKTGKRQKKAWKRMVTKVCYVGEGFTRKPPKFERFIRPMGLRFNKAHVTHPELKATFYLPIIGVKKNPNSALFTNLGVITKGSVIEVNISELGLVTQGGKVIWGKYAQVTNNPENDGCINAVLLV, via the coding sequence atgccacAAAATGAACACATTGAACTTTTTCGGAAAAGGCATGGATATCGTTTTGATTATCatgaaaagaaaaggaagaagGAGGGACGTCGTCCTCATGAGTTGGCACAAAAAGCTAAGAAACTGAGAGGTATTAAGGCTAAAATATACAATCGAGAACGATTcactgaaaaaattcaaatgaaaaagacTCTTCGTATGCATGAAGAAAAGAGCACCAAGAAGCGAGATCCAGAAAAAGTGCCTGAAGGTGCTTTACCAACTTATCTATTGGATCGAGAAGGTCAGTCTAGAGCCAAGATTTTGTCTAACACTATTAAACAAAAGCGAAAAGAAAAGGCTGGAAAATGGGCTGTGCCATTACCTAAAGTAAGAGGTGTTAGTGAAGAGGAGACCTTTAAAGTAATTAAGACCGGTAAACGTCAAAAGAAAGCTTGGAAAAGAATGGTCACCAAAGTATGCTACGTTGGAGAGGGATTTACTCGTAAGCCACCTAAGTTTGAAAGATTTATTCGTCCTATGGGTCTACGATTTAACAAGGCACATGTAACACATCCTGAATTAAAAGCCACCTTCTATCTGCCTATCATAGGTGTAAAAAAGAATCCCAATTCAGCTTTGTTTACTAATCTTGGTGTTATCACAAAGGGATCAGTTATTGAAGTTAATATTAGTGAACTTGGATTGGTGACACAGGGTGGAAAAGTTATTTGGGGTAAATATGCCCAAGTTACTAACAACCCAGAAAATGATGGTTGCATAAATGCTGTTTTACTGgtgtaa